The genomic stretch ttttacatttcgggatgtgacatggTACATCCTCCAAAGTCTAGCTAATGCATTTTGGAGTGGAACTGACCACTCCCCATTTAACCAAGACAAGAAACAAGATGATGTGAGAAGATCCAAATTGGGAACAAATATAGTACATGCATAAAGATGGTGTGAGTGATCTAAATTCCTTATAACAAATATTTTCTCATCAAAAATTAGTATACAGTACGTTTTCTAACTAAATTACAGATCACTATGTAACTAAACTATACACTGCAAACAACAATTTCTTACAATGCATTACTTCATATACTCGCATATACAACATTCATATAACAAATAACGTTTATGCAACTATAACAACCCTAACTAATATTTTCTACAACTATCACAACTAATGTTTGCTGCAACTATAACAATTAATCAATGTAGCTAACAATACTGCATTGAACTAATCATTGTAACTAACAACAATGCGGACTTCGACTATAACTCTTGCGTTTAACTGCAACTATAAATGATGCACTTATCTGACACCGCATTTCACACTGAACTAAACACTACATAATAAGTCACAAATCGCAGAATAACCTTATATTCTGCACCAAACACATGTAGAATTTACGGATTGTGTTCTTCCATTAAAAAACGACACGCTTGAGCTGCTCTAGCTTGTGGGCACAACACACCTAGGGCCAATCCACCACTAACCCGCGAAATGTGGGGTCGTCGTAAGTATTTGGAGCATTATCCATATCTCTAATATCCTAACCCAACATAAATTGCAATGAAATCAAAATTAATCTAGGCTAAATCAAAATTTCCCGAAtcgaaaccaaaccctaaccccagATGTTGAGAGAGGGCCGAATGAACTTACCATTAACCAGGAATGGTTCGAAAAGTCGATGTCGTGGGCATGGCAACGACCGCCGGCGGCGGTCGTGCAATTGGCGGCGAGTGAAGAGGATATGTCTGCATGACCTGAAAATGGGACCCACAATGGCCGTTAATGACCATCTCTCACCGCCGTCTACGCTATTCCACGTCATCGTTTAGGTGTGGGGTCTTGTTCCGTGTTGATTCGCTCTCAAACAACTTTTAGCGTTTTTTGCTAAGAACTTCCGGTTATGTGGTGGTTTTTCATCCCGCAAATATAAACCGGTACTAAATGGTAAATTTAAGTATTAAAATGGTGATTTTTGGCTATATGCTCCTTCGGGACAGAAAGGGGGGAAAAGGGCTTTTGCACATATCGTTGATCCATAATATATTGGAGTTATTATGGAGGAGTAGGTGCTGCAATCCTGAGTAACAGTGATAGTACGTCCATAGTGGTGACGCGAGTAATAGTCTGAATCTAATTCTAACACTAGTGCGAGTAAAGTACAATACTAGCCGCGATGCCTACAGGCTGTGAATCTCTGGTTGGAAAAACTTGGTCGGGTTCAAGAACTCGTCGAGCTGAGCCTCGAAGTCCATGTCAGTTCCAAGGCCGGCACCCGCGGCGTAGCCGTAGCTACCGGCATGCTGGTACCAGGAGCCTGCCGGTGAGGTCCAGCCGTCGATGGCACCGGGTGGCGTCACGGGCTCTAATGGAAATTGAAGAATTCCTTCCGGCGCCGCAGCCGGCGAGTCCTGTTCCTCCTGGCCGAAGCCATGCTGCTGCTCCGCGCTTAGGAGCGAGAGCGCGGGGGCCTGGGCGCAGGTGTGGTCGCCGTGGTACACGACGTCGAAGAGCAacgggtcggcggcggcgcgctgcACCTGCTTGGTGGCCTGGCAGCCCCGCGTGTGCCGGTGCGTGCACCGGAAGTAGGCCCGCGGGTACGGGGCCCCGAGGATGTCCTTCTGGCCGTATTTCCGCCAGCTGAGCCCGTCGTCGAGCGGCGCCGTGTCCTGCGCCGACGCCACCCGCACCTGCTTCCTCACCTTCGCCGCCGCGGTCGACTTCCTGCTGCTGTTCCTCGGCTGGCCGCTGTTCCTGCCGGAACCGGCATTACCGTTGCTGCCGGCGAGGCGGACGGCCCTGTCGACGGACGCGGCCAGCTCGCCGCAGAGCtcccgcgcggcggccggcgtgtTCTTGTCCACGACGCTCGCCTTCAGCTCCCTCGCCATGGCCTGTAGCCGGTCGAGCTCCGACGCCAGCGCCGTGTCCTCCATGACCTGCCCTCCGTCGGATGTGCGCCTAGCCGATCAATCGCGTGAGCCTGTGCGTGCGTGTGGTTGGATGCTTTGtttcgatgatgatgatgagtgtGGTGGTGACGGGGGTTTTATAGTGCTGGAGTGAGTAAGAGCCACTGTTCCTGGCTTGGAATTTGATCAGTCTGGATGTTTGACTGATGACCGGAGAAAAGGTTAGGACTAACGCGAGAGAAAATAATACACAACAGCCCATCTGGCGAGTGTGTGATCCGTACGCTTGGACCGGTCCTCTGGTCCTAGGAATTTTATACATGGAGATCGACCATGATGCTCTGCGACCACTTGTTAGATTTCGATCTTAATTTTTAAGTATAGTTTATCTaaggacgcccaaaagtggtcgcgagtgtccgtttgcgtcgccccgtggaCATATTTTGTtcgcatccgtttgcgtctgggtgtgctcccaccggggcgacccattttttgaattgcaacatagttaaaaacattcaaagtagtacataaaaatgcataaaaactatacaaagtagatctataggcctagactacttgcttcctgatgGGCCGGCACCGttgttgcgtcgctccgtcgtctgcttctccgccgcctcccgcgcggccgctatggctcggtgcgctgcCGCGTCCTGGCTCAGTGCCTGcttcagcctcgcgttggcggcgtcgtccttgagcgtctcgaaagactcgacgatggccttctgctccgccgccttctcctctggcgtcggcgcatcagggtcatcggaggaccaagatatatccgagtcggagtcctctcctgcagcggcggccgccagcctgcgctgttccagctcggcgtccaacgccgcgtggcccacCAGCTCCTCCTgttcttccttctccgcttcagccagggccgcggcgtccctgaccgggtggaggaggtcggtgctgtcttcggagtcgaactcgtcgtcggagctcgaggccggaggaggtggagtgggaggtgaaggtggaggtggaggcgcggcagcctggccgcgtccggcgctgctcatggcggATCCGCTAGGGCTGAGCggaagcggcggctagggtttaatgGGGAGGAAattagatgctcgcgcccctgtttatataggtcggagacaGGGCGACGGCCGTGCCACGCGGGGCATCGCTATTACTACGCGCGGCACGCGAGGCTTCGCCATTAACGCGGTCGCAGACTGCTGAAGCGACGCCTCAGTGctagtactggcggagaagacgcatcgacgctgcgcacgctcgcggaagccgaggcacgccattaacgcgaccCTGCAAAGGATGCAGCGCGCCacccggaagtaatgccgcggaagacgaagcagttgtgccgctgctaggcgggcccgtgcgaggaccgagcggacattttccgcgaccgccgagcgtccgtcgagacgcaaacctgggccaggtttgcgtctccgcggacggcccggtcactttgcatcgcgtcgctggaggtggtgcacgacatattttcggtcacggcggacacaaacggtcgctcagcgtccgtttgcatcgcgccgctggagatgccctaacttcaCACAGTGGCCCAGTGACTTTCCTAGTGACGAAACCAGCTGCGTCATCGTCAGCGGTCAAGCTGATGGAAATGTAAAATGGCATGAAACGGAGTGCGTTTTTCGTGGAAGATTCATGCATCGTGAGAGCCTCAGAGGGTGGGGAAAAGTGGTTTGCGTTGGCGTTATGTAGTGCCAGTACGTGTAGTACTGTGGACTCCTCAATGGATGTGTGATTCTGCCGGGAGGAGGAAGATGCCCGGAAGGCTGCGGCCAGCTGCCGGGAGCCTTCGCCGGAACTCGATGGAGATTGCACCGTTTTGGCACACTGGCTTAACTGAGCGTGACAGGAAAAGGATCAGGGAGTAGACAGTGTAAGCCTACCCCTACTGCGGTCTGCCCCTGATCACACTACTACCTGCCCAGAGTGAAGCTCGGGTACAAGTAGACCGGTGCAAGAAGGAGACTTGACTAGCGACAGGCTGAGGAACGCGTACAAGAACAACAGTAAAGCTAGCCGCCAAGGCCCACGGCCAAGGGGAACTATCATCGACGTGTTGGTTCGTTTTCAGCAAGACTTACCTTGTGGTACGATATTTAATGCAATAAAATTTGTCTTTTATTGAAAGAAAAACAGCTTACGTATATGTGGTTGTAAActtatgtttttttttccttttggttCATGGCCCAAAATCCGTGTCCAAATTTGCATATCTTGCAATCCACGCCCCTGCACACAAAAGACGATGAATTACTCGGAGAGAGATCAACTACTGGCGTGGAAATTTCACGTGTCGGATGCCATCCTTCCTCACCATCTTCGGCGGCCATGCTTCGATGTTAGACCTCTCGCCGTGTCCTCAAGTCCCGTGGTGCCATCCATGGCTGTATAAGATCTCGAAAACGTCGATTTGCTCCTGATGGTGCTCATCGATTCGGTGCTCCTTACCGACCCGGCCACAGCCCCCTCCCCCCATCCCCAATGTGGCTCTCATGTGTGCCGCCCGTAGTTTGATCCCGCGCCTCTTCTACTCAAGCTCTTTGGAAAATTCATAACCTCGTTGTCAACCTCCAACAGGTTTACACGGAAGGCTCGAAATgagcccaactttgaattaacgaagccagCGCCTGGAGCCTTTCGGTGCTTTCGCTCACACCACATCCTAATCACTGACGTACTTGCAAACAAAAACAACGAAGAGGGAGCCAATCTAATCCTGCCGCCAGCACCCCGCAATGTACTGGCGACAGGGCCTCCTGGAGACAGGGTGATCTAGGCGACCACCCCGACAGTCACCGGATCTGGCAGGAGGAAAGGAAAGAAAATCATAGATGGTGAAGGCTGGTATGCCGCCGGTGAGATCTAATTGCGCCCACCCCACCAACCACGAACCCCCTTCCCAACCAGGTCCAGGCAGCCTGCCCAGAAAGTGGATCGCACCACCTAGCTCCCATGGGAGCGAGCCGTTAGGTAGGGGAAGGTGATCTATCGCCGTCAACCGTCGAGAATCCACGCCACGTTCAACACCCGAGCACACCACAACAACCTTCAGAGGCAAGATCCCACCCAGCCCTAAAATCCTAAAACCATAACACCACTCGAGCTCACCCAAGCAGTCCAGACCCAACTGGCGGCGTAGGGCAGGCAACAACCACTGGCACCAACCCTGGAGGCAAGTGGATGCGCGACTTCATCAACTAAAGGAGGCGCGCGAGAACGGCCGTCTGATGCAAAGACCTGCTGCGGGCGAAGCCCCGCAGTCGCCATCAGCTGTGCGGGCTTCATCGGGCGGCGTCCTCCGGCGACAAAGGGGAGGAATGCGGAGGAGGGGAGGGGTGGCTGCACGTGCTAGGGTTTGGGCCACCGCCCGTGTCGCCCTCGTGAGAGCGGCGCAGGGGCCCATGAGGTTTCGATGCATTTCTCCAATTCGCAtgtgctactccctccggtctttttGAATTAACTCAAATTAAGTACATAATTATACTAAATTCGAGTAAATTAAAAGAGACTGAAGGGAGTACATGTCAAGATTTACCACATTTCCAGGAATTTAAACGGTGTGGGACACAACTGCTCAGAACATGCTGACAACATGCCATTAGAAGTCTAACATCTAGGCCTATC from Lolium rigidum isolate FL_2022 chromosome 4, APGP_CSIRO_Lrig_0.1, whole genome shotgun sequence encodes the following:
- the LOC124650059 gene encoding transcription factor WRKY19-like, with the translated sequence MEDTALASELDRLQAMARELKASVVDKNTPAAARELCGELAASVDRAVRLAGSNGNAGSGRNSGQPRNSSRKSTAAAKVRKQVRVASAQDTAPLDDGLSWRKYGQKDILGAPYPRAYFRCTHRHTRGCQATKQVQRAAADPLLFDVVYHGDHTCAQAPALSLLSAEQQHGFGQEEQDSPAAAPEGILQFPLEPVTPPGAIDGWTSPAGSWYQHAGSYGYAAGAGLGTDMDFEAQLDEFLNPTKFFQPEIHSL